One window from the genome of Malus domestica chromosome 01, GDT2T_hap1 encodes:
- the LOC114824996 gene encoding receptor-like protein EIX2, whose protein sequence is MSELSDNAILVTKGIEMEYSKILGFVKGMDLSCNFMYGEIPEELTGLLALQSLNLSNNRFTGRIPSKIGNMAGLESLDFSMNQLDGEIPPSMTNLTFLSHLNLAYNNLTGRIPESTQLQSLDQSSFFGNELCGAPLNKNCRANGVIPPPTVEQDGGGGYCLLKDEWFYVSLGVGFFTGFWMVLGSLLVNMPWSILLSQLLNRIVLKMYHVIVEYV, encoded by the coding sequence ATGTCTGAACTTTCAGATAATGCAATCTTGGTAACGAAAGGGATAGAAATGGAATATAGCAAGATTCTGGGATTCGTAAAAGGCATGGATCTTTCATGCAACTTTATGTATGGAGAGATCCCTGAAGAACTTACTGGCCTCCTCGCATTGCAGTCACTCAATTTATCGAATAATCGCTTCACCGGAAGAATTCCTTCAAAGATTGGTAATATGGCAGGGTTAGAATCTCTCGATTTTTCCATGAACCAACTTGATGGTGAAATTCCTCCAAGCATGACGAATTTGACATTTCTGAGTCACTTAAACTTGGCCTACAACAATTTGACGGGACGAATTCCAGAAAGCACTCAACTGCAAAGCCTTGATCAGTCGAGCTTCTTCGGCAACGAACTATGCGGAGCTCCACTCAACAAGAATTGCCGCGCGAATGGGGTGATACCGCCACCAACAGTTGAGCAAGATGGAGGAGGAGGATACTGTTTACTCAAAGACGAGTGGTTCTACGTGAGCTTGGGAGTTGGATTCTTCACGGGGTTTTGGATGGTGCTTGGTTCTTTGCTGGTAAACATGCCATGGAGCATTCTTCTTTCACAGTTGCTGAATAGGATAGTGCTTAAAATGTATCATGTAATTGTTGAATATGTTTAG
- the LOC103430933 gene encoding uncharacterized protein isoform X2, translating to MMQQFLSLYKKLKGGHSEDSLSLEKSFPRRTPVKSLNKESPVINVLKIAKQKVRGLDDQALTHSKRKGKKASEIEKTGEVNVGDKHAMDNTDSSGIRSESEATGGSHAGTSCLLPMEGVGQNEDGVSSAVERNGKLTELLVEYSKDPAIGEEHNGGGSMAVDCTNDVFELSMITRLDLKGMRG from the exons ATGATGCAACAATTTTTAAGTCTTTACAAGAAGTTAAAAGGTGGGCATTCAGAAGACTCCTTATCCTTGGAGAAATCATTTCCAAGGAGAACGCCTGTTAAATCTCTTAACAAAGAATCCCCAGTTATTAATGTTTTG AAGATTGCGAAACAGAAGGTTAGAGGACTGGATGATCAAGCATTAACTCATTCTAAAAGAAAAG GCAAGAAAGCCAGTGAAATCGAAAAGACTGGTGAAGTAAATGTTGGAGATAAGCATGCAATGGACAACACTGATTCTTCTGGTATCAGGTCAGAGTCTGAAGCAACAGGGGGATCTCATGCTGGAACATCATGTCTGCTCCCTATGGAG GGGGTTGGACAGAATGAAGATGGAGTGAGCAGTGCAGTGGAACGGAATGGAAAACTGACTGAATTGCTTGTTGAATACTCGAAAGATCCAGCAATAG GCGAGGAACATAATGGCGGTGGATCTATGGCTGTGGATTGCACAAATGATGTATTCGAATTGTCTATGATCACAAGATTGGATTTGAAAGGTATGAGAGGCTAA
- the LOC103430933 gene encoding DUF724 domain-containing protein 3-like isoform X1, whose protein sequence is MVPRQNHRLQAPDSGDEEEKEELFRRQQQLLLTHQAEVQYETLLSDIDPDKPLTEFVELGQIRPVPSDDNVDRPFEPGNKVDAFHLDAWWPRVVIKREEDEYTVAFMYPPDLLVVRRSELRSHWDLADGVWVRAKKEMMMGSNFSPGTAVEMNPNEERLFYAWFPAIYLGQLGIESFLLQYKKSNNSDVKIVVRGHQIQSQPPNSTERDFILLDKVDAFHDMGWWVGDITKVLKGNKYAVTLSCTKQEMEFNLLELRTHMDWNDGGWATMRHGRWITEVRVRCIFFLLFYKGKGDGHYLFLMGKMVIMFETFCFLEMRSLRCNFIQKDLMMSM, encoded by the exons ATGGTTCCCCGCCAAAATCATCGACTCCAAGCCCCTGATTCCGGCgacgaagaagaaaaggaagagctTTTCCGACGGCAGCAGCAACTCCTTCTCACCCACCAGGCTGAGGTCCAGTACGAGACTCTGCTCTCCGACATCGACCCGGACAAGCCCCTGACGGAGTTTGTCGAGTTGGGTCAAATCCGGCCGGTGCCTTCGGACGACAATGTCGACAGGCCCTTCGAGCCCGGCAACAAAGTCGACGCCTTTCACCTCGACGCGTGGTGGCCCAGGGTTGTGATCAAGCGCGAGGAGGATGAGTACACGGTGGCGTTCATGTACCCCCCTGATCTGCTTGTGGTGCGGCGGTCCGAATTGCGTTCTCACTGGGATTTGGCGGACGGCGTTTGGGTCCGAGCCAAAAAGGAG ATGATGATGGGATCAAATTTCAGCCCTGGGACAGCAGTTGAAATGAATCCCAACGAAGAAAGACTATTTTATGCTTGGTTTCCAGCAATTTATCTTGGTCAACTAGGGATCGAATCTTTCTTGCTTCAATATAAGAAATCAAACAACAGCGATGTTAAAATTGTCGTACGTGGCCATCAGATTCAGTCTCAGCCTCCAAATTCGACTGAAAGAGATTTTATCTTGTTGGATAAAGTTGATGCATTCCATGACATGGGTTGGTGGGTCGGAGATATTACAAAAGTTCTTAAAGGAAACAAGTATGCGGTCACTTTAAGTTGCACAAAGCAGGAGATGGAATTCAACCTTTTAGAATTGAGGACTCACATGGATTGGAATGATGGAGGATGGGCTACAATGAGGCATGGAAGATGGATTACTGAAGTTCGGGTACGATGTATTTTTTTCCTCTTGTTTTATAAGGGGAAAGGTGATGGTCATTACTTGTTTCTTATGGGCAAGATGGTAATCATGTTTGAAACATTCTGTTTCTTGGAAATGAGGTCATTAAGATGTAATTTTATTCAGAAAGATTTAATGATGTCCATGTAA